Proteins from a single region of Candidatus Woesearchaeota archaeon:
- a CDS encoding DUF2238 domain-containing protein, producing MNIDFKKHYPKILLGIFLILWLILAINPTYRFDWFLENLLVFIFVPILILTYNHLRLSNISYTLIFIFMSLHSIGAHYTYALVPLDWTVLGFSRNHYDRVVHFSFGLLLAYPIRELFMRIATARGFWAYYLPFDVTLAFSALYEIIEWLTAVIVAPEAGNAFLGTQRDEFDAIKDMALAGTGAALSMVITSLVNLKYNKQFSAEIKESFSVKGKLPLGEVRLQQMIAEKGKKKNKAL from the coding sequence ATGAACATTGATTTCAAAAAACATTATCCTAAAATCCTTTTAGGAATCTTCTTAATTCTCTGGTTAATATTAGCCATAAATCCTACCTATCGTTTTGATTGGTTTCTTGAAAATCTTCTCGTATTTATCTTTGTGCCAATCTTAATCTTAACCTATAATCACCTTCGCTTATCTAATATCTCATACACCCTTATTTTTATCTTCATGAGCTTGCATAGTATTGGGGCACATTATACCTATGCATTAGTTCCCTTAGATTGGACAGTTTTAGGTTTTAGCAGAAATCATTATGATAGGGTAGTTCACTTCTCTTTCGGATTACTGCTTGCATATCCCATTAGAGAACTTTTTATGCGGATTGCAACAGCGCGTGGTTTTTGGGCGTATTATCTGCCGTTTGATGTAACACTTGCTTTCTCTGCATTATATGAAATTATTGAATGGTTGACAGCAGTGATTGTCGCGCCAGAAGCAGGAAATGCATTTCTTGGTACGCAAAGAGATGAATTTGATGCTATTAAAGATATGGCATTGGCAGGAACTGGAGCAGCATTGAGTATGGTTATTACTTCTCTTGTTAACTTAAAGTACAACAAGCAATTCAGTGCAGAAATCAAGGAGAGTTTTTCAGTTAAGGGAAAGCTACCCCTTGGTGAAGTTAGATTGCAGCAAATGATAGCAGAGAAAGGCAAGAAGAAAAACAAGGCTCTGTAG